The Podospora pseudocomata strain CBS 415.72m chromosome 3, whole genome shotgun sequence genome window below encodes:
- the HUL4 gene encoding putative E3 ubiquitin-protein ligase (COG:O; EggNog:ENOG503NUFY) yields MAPWPNEVGSSAFLRPRDPATASNQARSPANARQHLQPGSTSGHGSSNRERSRYRSASRVPELEAWENLQQCQIESSSSDEDLHPSRNAQRPRHTRSMSHPFPSLFSIKKKKSGPMTRPEHESDSESGLDAGPLPKFRGRPPPSRGHRNGSSGGSRDYSTGNCMTCGSLVRWPRDLHVFKCTICLTINDLQPLLRDRDRGHDHNRENRRDHSRGPGASPDRRPTLSSDGTISLEHTQSLISQCLYAFLAAALRNPQPEALSPPREPSTNPFFNNSTEGNLNSGNFSEPYLMVRPPSSGSPSRRAQPIPSRSRDLSQHRRQPSWSNTVPNTISASYPEKRPALQEVFPQQPSHQYTPQPPSPGGEARRIFRPLEDYIVSCFTSFHCLNSSFTSYRGHRHRPTVEDVRKQSVDHIEHRRGSQPTVNPQPIVDLDAKLLLLGNFAENGSWWTGGQEDVVPGRSSSNKSQNGQSIVSSRSPRLEWADLEEWYSAVTEAARSWPEVYSSLVEEDPDLAAPHATLMELETEILIGQEHAQRTLLKACETMLKRPGRPIVSPDDLRFIMIIAGNPLLHGDYKPYSGEFEHPGSAGSTQSNDPLRGSSPTSGRHSGIIKRIVGLVSNTNPDCQNHLVGWFARYPKKMFVQTKDLVSSFLAYRLIRQNEKKYETKVDITDGLIPSMGAGRSAASLHAALGHGRESGGGANGGQNNNNNRGKKKEKPKRVVYQDDWQIKAAARVLGLLFAANNMDYARRGGNMYDGNNINNNNGGDGVYARGQIVPTSDFYTTLLDDSDLVGDFEAWEKKQARFAFCQYPFLLSIGAKIQILEHDARRQMESRARDAFFDSILSHRVVRQFLTLNIRRDCLVEDSLKAVSEVIGGGGEDIKKGLKIVFKGEEGVDAGGLRKEWFLLLVREVFGRDHGMFLYDEDSGYCYFNPNSLEPSEQFFLVGVVLGLAIYNSTILDVALPPFAFRKLLMAAPPPPLAGQVAHQQRQTMNYTLEDLAEFRPRLARGLRQLLEYSDDDLEEVFCLDFVVDVEKYGVVERVPLCPGGERRPVTNTNKREYVELYVKYLLDGSVTRQFEPFKRGFFTVCGGNALSLFRPEEIELLVRGSDEALDIDSLRAVAQYEGWGKEVADPGEDEPVVRWFWSSFERASPKDQRKLLSFITGSDRIPATGAASLVVKISCLGDDIGRYPTARTCFNALGLWKYGTRERLEGMLWGAVNGSEGFGLK; encoded by the exons ATGGCTCCCTGGCCCAACGAAGTGGGCTCTTCTGCCTTTCTGCGTCCACGCGACCCCGCAACGGCTTCGAATCAAGCTCGATCACCAGCGAATGCTCGTCAGCATCTTCAGCCCGGGTCTACAAGCGGTCATGGTAGCAGTAACCGCGAAAGGAGCCGATATCGAAGCGCTTCTCGAGTGCCCGAGTTAGAGGCCTGGGAGAACCTGCAGCAGTGCCAAATCGAGTCCAGCTCGTCCGATGAAGACTTACACCCTTCGCGCAACGCACAAAGACCCCGTCATACACGCTCCATGAGCCATCCATTCCCGTCACTCTTTTcaatcaagaagaagaaatcgGGCCCCATGACCCGCCCCGAACACGAGTCCGATTCTGAGTCCGGTCTCGACGCCGGACCTCTGCCGAAGTTTCGAGGAAGACCCCCACCGAGCCGTGGTCACCGCAACGGCTCTTCGGGTGGCAGCAGGGATTACTCGACGGGCAATTGCATGACGTGCGGGTCGCTTGTACGATGGCCGAGGGACCTACATGTATTCAAGTGCACCATCTGCCTCACTATCAATGACTTGCAGCCACTACTAAGGGACCGAGATCGTGGCCATGATCATAACCGGGAAAATAGACGGGATCATTCACGGGGGCCAGGCGCCTCACCTGACCGGCGGCCAACATTGTCGTCTG ACGGTACTATTTCTCTCGAACACACACAGTCATTGATTTCTCAGTGTCTGTACGCTTTCTTGGCAGCTGCTCTGAGAAACCCACAGCCCGAGGCTCTCAGTCCACCTCGCGAGCCATCCACAAATCCGTTCTTCAACAATTCAACTGAAGGAAACCTCAACTCGGGCAACTTCTCGGAGCCCTATCTCATGGTGCGGCCACCAAGCTCTGGGAGCCCTAGTCGTAGGGCCCAGCCGATACCCAGCAGGTCCCGGGATCTTAGTCAGCACCGCCGACAGCCTAGTTGGTCCAACACTGTCCCCAATACCATATCCGCTTCATACCCTGAGAAACGACCTGCTCTCCAAGAGGTTTTCCCGCAGCAACCATCTCATCAGTATacacctcaacccccaagTCCAGGTGGTGAAGCCAGGAGAATATTTCGCCCACTTGAAGACTACATTGTCTCTTGCTTTACTTCGTTTCACTGTTTGAACTCGTCATTCACATCGTACCGAGggcatcggcatcgtccTACAGTAGAGGATGTACGGAAACAATCAGTCGACCACATCGAACACCGCAGGGGATCGCAGCCAACTGTCAACCCCCAGCCCATCGTTGACTTAGATGCGAAGCTATTACTCTTGGGCAACTTTGCAGAGAACGGTTCTTGGTGGACAGGTGGGCAGGAGGATGTTGTCCCTGGAAGGTCGAGCTCTAATAAAAGCCAAAACGGACAGTCCATAGTCAGCTCGCGGAGTCCTCGCTTGGAATGGGCGGATTTAGAAGAGTGGTATTCGGCTGTCACGGAGGCTGCTCGTTCATGGCCGGAGGTGTATTCGAGCTTGGTAGAAGAAGACCCAGACCTGGCTGCTCCACACGCCACGCTCATGGAGCTCGAGACCGAGATTCTCATTGGACAGGAGCACGCCCAACGGACTCTTCTCAAAGCCTGCGAGACGATGCTCAAAAGACCAGGAAGGCCCATTGTTAGCCCCGATGACCTGCGGTTCATCATGATCATTGCTGGAAATCCCTTGCTGCACGGAGACTATAAGCCCTACTCTGGAGAGTTTGAGCACCCTGGCAGCGCAGGTTCGACACAGAGCAACGACCCACTGCGAGGTTCTAGTCCCACCTCTGGGAGACATTCGGGTATTATCAAACGGATTGTGGGGCTGGTGTCGAATACTAATCCGGACTGCCAAAACCATTTAGTTGGGTGGTTTGCAAGATACCCGAAAAAGATGTTTGTGCAAACCAAGGACTTGgtgtcgagcttcttggcaTATAGGCTCATTAGGCAAAATGAGAAGAAGTATGAGACCAAGGTAGACATCACGGATGGGTTGATTCCTAGCATGGGGGCTGGGAGGTCAGCGGCGAGTTTGCACGCTGCGCTTGGGCATGGAAGAGAGAGCGGTGGGGGGGCTAATGGGGGCCAGAATAATAACAATAAcagggggaagaagaaggagaagccaaAGAGGGTGGTCTATCAAGATGATTGGCAGATCAAGGCtgcggcgagggtgttggggttgctcTTTGCGGCGAACAATATGGATTATGCGAGAAGGGGTGGAAACATGTACGACGgtaacaacatcaacaataacaacggtggtgatggggtgtATGCCAGGGGACAGATTGTCCCCACAAGCGACTTTTACACGACGCTGCTAGACGACTCGGATCTGGTGGGCGATTTTGAGGcgtgggagaagaagcaggcgAGGTTTGCGTTTTGTCAGTATCCGTTTTTGTTGAGCATTGGGGCCAAGATTCAGATTTTGGAGCATGATGCTAGACGGCAGATGGAGAGTCGGGCAAGGGATGCGTTTTTTGATAGCATTCTCAGCCACAGGGTGGTGAGGCAGTTTTTGACACTGAATATTCGGCGGGATTGCCTTGTGGAGGACAGTCTGAAGGCTGTGAGTGAGGTtattgggggtggtggggaggatatcaagaaggggttgaagattGTTTtcaagggggaggaaggggttgatgccGGTGGGTTGAGAAAGGAGtggttcttgttgttggtgagagaAGTGTTTGGGAGGGATCATGGGATGTTTCTCTATGATGAGGATTCGGGTTATTGCTATTTTAACCCGAACTCGCTGGAGCCATCGGAGCAGTTCTTtttggtgggagtggtgctgGGGCTTGCGATTTACAACTCGACCATTTTGGATGTTGCGCTTCCGCCGTTTGCGTTTCGAAAGTTGTTGATGGctgctccgccgccgccgctggcTGGACAGGTGGCTCATCAGCAGAGGCAGACGATGAATTATACGCTGGAAGATTTGGCTGAGTTTAGGCCTAGACTGGCGAGGGGGCTGAGGCAGTTGTTGGAGTATAGCGACGATGACCTCGAGGAGGTTTTCTGCCTGGACTttgtggtggatgttgaaaAGTATGGGGTCGTGGAGCGGGTGCCGCTCTGTCCCGGGGGTGAGAGGAGGCCGGTGACGAATACGAACAAGAGGGAGTATGTCGAGTTGTATGTCAAGTATCTTCTTGACGGGTCGGTAACGAGGCAGTTTGAGCCGTTCAAGCGGGGATTTTTCACGGTTTGTGGAGGTAATGCGTTGAGTTTGTTTAGgccggaggagattgagttgttggtgagggggtcGGATGAGGCGCTGGATATTGATTCTTTGAGGGCGGTGGCGCAGTATGAAGggtgggggaaggaggttgcggatccgggggaggacgagccggtggtgaggtggtttTGGAGCTCGTTTGAACGGGCGAGCCCCAAGGATCAGAGGAAATTGTTGAGTTTTATTACGGGGAGTGATAGGATACCTGCCACGGGGGCGGCGtcgctggtggtgaagatTTCGTGTTTGGGGGATGATATTGGGCGGTATCCGACTGCGAGGACGTGCTTTAATGCGCTGGGGCTGTGGAAGTATGGGACtagggagaggttggaggggatgcTTTGGGGGGCGGTGAATGGGAgtgaggggtttgggttgaagTGA
- a CDS encoding hypothetical protein (EggNog:ENOG503PA9U; COG:S), translating to MGSLSPPSQPPPYQTYNLHPANWEDDPEVERRPVGVLDYFMPQTYNNYALFFRFSSPAAATEEDNIRVVETLKAGFEHMFSQVRHLVGRLERNPEKPGELQYVRRKGDTVRFDVQHLGSEEAADGKKYPSMDELEEKHFRGVLLGDLKVWSIPGMTYGCHPPAHPSNNPVISAYKLNFIRGGFILNMHHHHFANDVIGWVGYTTQLSKICQALSRSRPIPPFPLSCLDNSALNPPSTTPPSSDKPIQPQVYTPPDPTKKGVSLLFHLPASKAAALKSLASSDLSSSHPNAWISTFDSLAALLLRSFMRLSPLDLDPATVPFYTHTINLRPRLSPPLHPGHQFNCIGCPLSVSPPAGVVQPTVGDVVSGWSLGRLALYVREMTQGIVTLENGVLDGMIREMGKAVDKVGLSIMLDELPEGGVYITDHRDVGGLLGGDWGFGKGGRTKLVAYRHLVDSIDQGGVVVYPSRAGVKGDEEEGIEFVVFAGGSEEEAVGRLVGDKEWGEWFEFRGVDGVDLRGMDKVA from the exons ATGGGATCATtgtcaccaccctctcaaccaccaccttaCCAGACCTACAACCTTCATCCTGCCAACTGGGAGGATGACCCCGAGGTTGAACGCCGACCTGTGGGCGTATTGGATTACTTTATGCCGCAGACGTACAACAACTATGCCTTGTTCTTCCGGttctcttctccagctgctgccacAGAGGAGGATAATATCCGGGTTGTTGAGACCTTGAAGGCGGGGTTTGAGCACATGTTTTCTCAGGTCCGGCATCTGGTTGGGAGACTTGAGAGAAACCCTGAGAAGCCGGGCGAGCTGCAGTatgtgaggaggaagggggacaCGGTCAGGTTTGATGTTCAGCATCTTGGCTCGGAGGAGGCAGCAGATGGGAAGAAGTACCCGAGTATGGacgagttggaggagaagcactTTAGgggtgtgttgttgggggattTGAAGGTTTGGAGTATCCCTGGCATG ACTTACGGCTGCCACCCTCCAGCCCACccatccaacaaccccgtCATCTCAGCCTACAAGCTCAACTTCATCCGGGGAGGCTTCATCTTGAAcatgcaccaccaccacttcgcCAACGACGTCATCGGCTGGGTGGGTTACACGACCCAGCTCTCCAAGATCTGCCAAGCCCTGTCTCGCTCTAGGCCTataccccctttccccctcagCTGCCTGGACAACTCAGCTCTCAACCcgccctcaaccacccccccatcatcagacAAACCGATCCAACCCCAGGTGTACACCCCCCCTGACccaaccaagaaaggcgtCTCACTGCTattccacctccccgcctccaaAGCCGCAGCATTGAAATCCCTCGCCTCATCCGACCTGTCCAGCTCCCACCCCAACGCATGGATCTCAACCTTTGACAGCCTCGCCGCCTTGCTCCTCCGCAGTTTCATGCGGCTCTcccccctcgacctcgacccaGCTACCGTCCCGTTTTATACGCACACTATCAACCTCCGCCCGAGGTTGTCACCCCCTTTGCATCCAGGGCATCAGTTCAATTGCATCGGCTGCCCTCTCTCAGTTTCCCcgccggcgggggtggtgcagCCGACGGTGGGGGATGTTGTCAGtggttggagtttggggaggctGGCGTTGTATGTAAGGGAGATGACGCAGGGGATTGTCACGTTGGAGAATGGGGTTTTGGATGGGATGATACGGGAGATGGGGAAGGCGGTGGATAAGGTGGGACTGAGTATCATGTTGGATGAGTTAccggagggaggggtgtataTTACTGATCATAGGGATGTTGGGGGGTTGCTtgggggggattgggggtttggaaagggggggaggacgaaGTTGGTGGCGTATAGGCATTTGGTGGATAGTATTGACcaggggggggttgtggtttaCCCTTCGAGAGCGGGAGTGaaaggggatgaggaggaggggattgAGTTTGTGGTTTTTGCtggggggagtgaggaggaggcggtggggaggttggtgggggataAGGAATGGGGGGAGTGGTTTGAGTtcaggggggtggatggggttgatttGAGGGGAATGGATAAAGTGGCGTAG
- a CDS encoding hypothetical protein (COG:S; EggNog:ENOG503P07C), which yields MGRDKKKKGAVATAPTGTHAKSRHKKDRKGNPVDWAAPLPPGLVAIPDKPQLSKKYKTWYEAVENKNKKKRLEFEVTGSRGSLARSLSRIVLDTNQEQFTQNRQPPPGMEFVPIGNPALTTLCKELSRERDAMIFIVTSMNGVFSAALSFHLNRVGHHFRESIVEEARKTLGDDQLVGTSTQLGLPEPIPERQEDITKQADAAIRDLFPRIPHTDRQMILDHAFNKSRVAQGKDSIPVGLAADITLSRRVQLAVLAHIRHNHTRYDKLLKETSWVNARKAVESLCLDYLNQTAAHPAVRQVAEQPRGDFGPRVAHPERSAIKKTQQKDRKAAKWAQRGFSRYQAARDVAWNEAVERQRRAPEESVTSAAPMANGRSASRGPLRLEYPTRLGSDLSTARSPQERVYYSQTPFDLHNGFQEAVSRPGYTDVAQRISTATGSHAPEAPRPYRIAVENERGPIVGSHAYPDRQGDRASHYHSQEPKEHVLQSIEPASPSRLTAKQHPSAFESAPMGYMTHRAEDSYSRPTEARGYRTPGGEEGFVRLPPRSEQNWMPGGPADSSLHRLTTYQDIVPRHDGVAHLRSEARPIYVEDSGLVRRSEARPIYIEGPSAPTPHHWAERIRPQPAGRSYTVRGTADVRPAVPMDTVRHDSRFDEDRNQPMDRLRGDFIEIVRLSNNFPRRHELSPIPVDTGEFDARPVPVNHPSRRYERVMAVERPGYLQEHAGRVPVYEQADFIRLPQRSERQERVVGYQYYPARPGYDQVATYEADRPHQPYGTAAPMAYPGAENQQPRFVRRVPRHDEIIAID from the exons ATGGGCAGggataagaagaagaagggcgctGTTGCGACGGCTCCCACCGGAACTCATGCCAAGAGCAGGCATAAGAAAGATCGCAAAGGAAATCCTGTGGATTGGGCGGCCCCTCTGCCCCCAGGTTTGGTTGCTATTCCTGACAAGCCACAGCTCAGCAAGAAGTACAAGACATGGTACGAGGCCGtcgagaacaagaacaaaaagaagaggcTCGAATTCGAGGTAACTGGATCACGCggctcgctcgctcgctcgctgtCTCGCATCGTCCTGGACACTAACCAAGAACAGTTCACCCAAAACCGACAACCTCCCCCGGGCATGGAATTTGTTCCTATTGGGAACCCCGCCCTGACGACTCTCTGTAAGGAGCTGTCTCGAGAGCGCGATGCTATGATCTTCATCGTGACG TCCATGAATGGTGTATTCTCGGCAGCCTTAAGCTTTCACCTCAACCGTGTGGGCCACCACTTCCGGGAGTCAATTGTGGAAGAAGCTCGCAAAACTCTTGGGGATGATCAGCTGGTTGGTACCAGTACTCAGCTGGGCCTTCCTGAACCCATCCCGGAGAGACAAGAAGACATCACCAAGCAAGCTGACGCAGCTATAAGAGATCTGTTTCCGCGCATTCCTCATACCGACCGCCAGATGATTCTGGATCATGCGTTTAACAAG TCGAGGGTCGCACAGGGCAAAGACTCTATTCCGGTTGGCCTTGCTGCCGACATAACCTTGTCACGCCGAGTTCAGCTCGCTGTATTGGCCCATATCCGCCATAACCATACTCGGTATGATAAGCTGCTCAAAGAGACATCTTGGGTCAATGCGAGAAAAGCCGTCGAGTCCCTCTGCCTCGACTACCTC AACCAAACTGCCGCCCACCCTGCGGTTCGACAGGTTGCTGAGCAGCCTCGCGGGGACTTTGGTCCCCGCGTGGCCCACCCAGAGCGCagcgccatcaagaagactCAACAGAAAGATCGCAAAGCTGCCAAGTGGGCACAGCGCGGGTTCAGTCGCTATCAAGCGGCCCGCGACGTGGCTTGGAATGAGGCTGTGGAGCGTCAACGACGTGCACCAGAAGAATCCGTAACTTCTGCAGCTCCAATGGCCAATGGTAGGTCTGCCAGCCGTGGCCCGTTACGCCTCGAATATCCAACTCGGTTGGGATCTGATCTTTCTACAGCTCGCAGTCCACAGGAGCGGGTATATTATTCTCAAACTCCCTTCGACCTCCACAACGGGTTCCAAGAGGCTGTGAGCCGGCCTGGCTACACGGATGTAGCGCAGCGTATCTCTACTGCCACCGGTAGTCATGCTCCAGAGGCGCCACGCCCTTACAGGATTGCAGTTGAGAATGAACGTGGACCTATAGTTGGGTCTCATGCCTATCCTGACCGTCAGGGTGACCGGGCGAGTCACTATCACAGCCAGGAACCCAAAGAGCATGTTTTACAGTCGATCGAGCCTGCCTCTCCCTCACGACTCACTGCGAAGCAACATCCCTCCGCGTTTGAGTCTGCTCCGATGGGATACATGACACATCGAGCTGAAGACTCCTACAGCAGGCCCACTGAGGCGCGCGGATACCGGACACCGGGCGGTGAGGAAGGCTTCGTCAGACTACCTCCCCGGTCTGAACAGAACTGGATGCCCGGCGGACCTGCTGATTCGAGTTTGCACCGCTTAACAACATACCAGGATATTGTTCCACGCCATGATGGCGTGGCGCACCTTAGGTCAGAGGCAAGACCCATTTATGTCGAGGACAGCGGGCTAGTCCGTAGGTCGGAAGCCCGTCCCATCTACATTGAAGGCCCCTCAGCGCCTACGCCGCATCATTGGGCAGAGCGTATACGTCCACAGCCCGCCGGTCGTTCTTACACCGTCAGAGGGACTGCCGATGTTCGCCCAGCTGTTCCTATGGATACTGTGAGGCATGATAGTCGGTTTGATGAGGATAGGAATCAGCCCATGGACCGTTTGCGAGGAGATTTTATAGAGATTGTTCgcctctccaacaacttccCAAGGCGACATGAGCTGAGCCCAATTCCGGTTGACACGGGCGAATTTGACGCACGCCCTGTGCCTGTCAATCATCCGTCCCGGCGATACGAGCGAGTTATGGCTGTCGAAAGGCCAGGCTACTTACAAGAGCATGCTGGCCGTGTTCCAGTCTATGAGCAAGCTGATTTCATCCGTCTGCCGCAGCGATCGGAGCGCCAGGAACGTGTTGTTGGGTATCAATATTACCCAGCTCGTCCAGG TTACGACCAAGTCGCCACATATGAAGCTGACCGCCCGCATCAGCCCTATGGAACGGCTGCTCCCATGGCGTATCCTGGCGCTGAAAATCAACAGCCACGCTTTGTGCGGCGAGTCCCAAGACATGACGAAATAATCGCGATCGATTAA
- a CDS encoding hypothetical protein (COG:A; EggNog:ENOG503NW41), which translates to MADFDLGASFIPALYKPAALLPIAKHREALLYLIETSPVTIVVGQTGSGKSTQIPQFLEQAGWCADGKIIGVTQPRRVAATTVAMRVAEEVGCEVGKEALVDPLLSRYSVVMVDEAHERSISSDILLGLLKKVRRKRPELRIIISSATLQAEDFRDFFSESNEEAPRDDKDAAKVASIISLEGRTYPIDILYLEQPAEDYLEKAVSTVFDIHANEPKGDILVFLTGRDEIEKAVQAVAERSAQLPPGSDSLLPLPMYAGLSTEQQNYIFEETTENFRKVIFSTNISEASVTIDGIVYVVDSGFVKLRAYNPQTGIESLTATPVSKASAAQRSGRAGRTKPGKCYRLYTDEAYQALPDANVPEIQRSNLAPFVLQLKALGIDNVLRFDFITPPPAELMVRALELLYSLGALDEYSKLTKPLGLRMAELAVEPMMSKTLLSAPSFGCLSEILTIAAMTSVGGTIWIQHDGEKKKTESAKRKFSTEEGDHLTLLNVYQAFVTNGRKEARFCHENMLNFKAMSRAVSIRAQLKRSLERFGVVVDESLASGSTSSTAAGSASINKAEQIRRCLTSGYFAHAARMQPDGSFKNVSGTTVLHAHPSSIMFNRKADWVIFHEVMETGDKTYIRDITKVEKNWLLEYAPDFYKTST; encoded by the exons ATGGCCGACTTTGATCTTGGAGCGTCTTTTATTCCCGCCTTGTACAAGCCGGCAGCCCTGTTGCCTATTGCCAAGCATCGAGAAGCCCTCTTGTACCTGATTGAAACTTCCCCTGTCACTATCGTCGTGGGTCAAACCGGCTCAGGCAAAAGTACTCAGATCCCCCAATTTCTCGAGCAGGCAGGATGGTGTGCTGATGGCAAGATTATCGGAGTGACACAGCCTCGGCGTGTTGCAGCAACCACCGTTGCCATGAGAGTTGCAGAAGAGGTTGGTTGTGAGGTGGGCAAGGAA GCACTGGTCGACCCTCTCTTGTCTCGATACTCGGTCGTCATGGTCGATGAGGCCCATGAGCGATCCATCAGTTCTGATATCCTCCTCGGGTTACTCAAAAAAGTTCGCAGGAAGAGACCTGAGCTCAGGATTATCATCAGCAGCGCCACGCTCCAAGCCGAAGACTTTCGAGACTTCTTTTCGGAGTCCAACGAAGAAGCACCAAGAGACGACAAAGATGCCGCAAAGGTTgcctccatcatcagcctCGAGGGCAGAACCTACCCCATCGACATCTTGTACCTGGAGCAACCAGCCGAGGATTACCTCGAGAAGGCTGTTTCAACCGTCTTTGACATTCACGCTAACGAGCCAAAAGGCGACATTCTCGTGTTCCTGACGGGAAGAGACGAGATCGAAAAAGCTGTCCAGGCTGTTGCAGAGCGATCAGCTCAGCTCCCTCCAGGATCCGATTCCCTCCTGCCCCTACCAATGTATGCTGGTCTATCGACAGAGCAGCAAAATTACATTTTCGAGGAGACCACAGAGAACTTCAGGAAGGTTATCTTCTCTACCAACATTTCCGAGGCATCTGTGACGATTGACGGAATCGTCTACGTAGTCGATTCTGGGTTCGTCAAGCTGCGCGCCTACAACCCTCAAACTGGCATCGAGAGTCTGACAGCCACGCCAGTCTCGAAGGCATCCGCTGCTCAAAGGTCAGGGCGTGCAGGCCGAACCAAACCTGGAAAGTGCTACAGACTCTACACCGATGAAGCTTACCAAGCTTTGCCTGACGCCAACGTGCCCGAAATTCAACGCTCGAACCTGGCTCCTTTCGTCCTCCAGCTCAAAGCGCTGGGGATAGACAATGTCCTTCGGTTTGACTTCATCACACCGCCCCCAGCAGAACTGATGGTCAGGGCACTTGAACTGCTCTACTCGCTTGGGGCGCTGGATGAATACTCCAAACTGACAAAACCCTTGGGCCTGAGGATGGCAGAGTTGGCAGTGGAACCCATGATGAGCAAGACCCTCCTCTCGGCACCCTCTTTTGGCTGCTTGAGCGAGATATTGACGATTGCCGCCATGACAAGCGTTGGTGGGACGATATGGATCCAGCATGAtggcgagaagaagaagacggagagCGCGAAGCGGAAGTTCTCAACCGAGGAAGGAGACCATCTAACCCTCCTGAATGTATACCAGGCCTTTGTGACCAATGGCCGCAAGGAGGCACGTTTCTGCCACGAAAACATGTTGAATTTCAAGGCAATGTCGCGAGCAGTTAGCATTCGAGCCCAGCTCAAACGTTCTCTAGAGCGATTTGGAGTCGTAGTCGATGAATCGCTTGCGAGCGGTTCCACATCCTCGACCGCTGCTGGCTCGGCCTCCATCAACAAAGCAGAACAGATTCGACGCTGCTTGACCTCGGGCTACTTCGCCCACGCAGCGAGAATGCAGCCAGATGGATCTTTCAAAAACGTGTCTGGGACAACGGTCCTTCATGCTCACCCGAGCTCGATCATGTTCAACCGCAAGGCTGACTGGGTCATCTTTCACGAGGTGATGGAAACCGGCGACAAGACTTATATCAGAGATATCACCAAGGTCGAGAAGAACTGGCTGCTGGAGTACGCTCCCGACTTTTACAAGACGTCGACTTGA